One stretch of Desulfovibrio sp. DNA includes these proteins:
- a CDS encoding AAA family ATPase: MGKIKMTGGELRDIRQQKEMTQGQFAEFLNQLLNRNYDETLVNKFENGAREIPDRVVEKLREHQAGQSGGDRAAEHTVGGTKIIAVTNQKGGVGKTATSVNLSYVLSAMGKKTLLVDFDSQANATTNLGFSWTALEKEQKTLYYSLLEDKPLSDILIEYNDNLHLLPSSVTLAKADVQLIHVINPHSVLRDLLEGVKDEYDAILIDCPPHLGFMTSNALIAATHVLIPCETATASIMGINQLLEQVKAVKTRANPGLKFLGILPTLYSKGENESKESLDQIHRDYQFVPIFEPIPRATIYKQCYSRGVIALEYNPDIPGGEVYREIARTAMGDQ, translated from the coding sequence ATGGGGAAAATCAAAATGACCGGCGGTGAGCTGCGCGACATCCGTCAGCAGAAGGAGATGACGCAGGGTCAGTTTGCCGAGTTCCTGAATCAATTGCTAAACCGCAATTATGACGAGACCCTGGTCAATAAATTCGAGAACGGTGCCAGAGAGATTCCCGATCGCGTCGTGGAAAAACTCAGAGAGCACCAAGCCGGTCAGTCTGGCGGCGACAGGGCAGCTGAGCACACGGTTGGCGGCACGAAGATCATCGCGGTCACCAATCAGAAGGGCGGCGTGGGAAAGACTGCCACCTCCGTCAACCTCAGTTATGTGCTTTCGGCTATGGGGAAGAAGACTCTGCTGGTCGATTTTGATTCGCAGGCCAACGCGACAACGAATCTCGGCTTCAGTTGGACAGCCTTGGAGAAGGAGCAGAAGACGCTCTATTACTCACTGTTGGAGGATAAGCCTCTTTCTGACATCTTAATTGAATACAATGACAACCTGCACCTGTTGCCATCGAGCGTCACTCTCGCCAAGGCTGACGTGCAGTTGATCCACGTCATCAATCCCCACTCGGTGCTACGCGACCTTCTCGAAGGAGTGAAAGACGAATACGACGCGATCTTGATCGACTGCCCGCCGCATCTCGGCTTTATGACTTCGAATGCCCTGATCGCGGCGACACACGTCCTCATCCCGTGTGAAACCGCGACGGCTTCGATCATGGGTATCAATCAGCTGCTGGAGCAGGTCAAGGCGGTCAAGACCAGGGCAAACCCCGGTTTGAAGTTTCTTGGGATCTTGCCAACCTTGTATTCAAAGGGGGAAAACGAGTCGAAGGAATCGCTGGACCAGATCCACCGGGACTACCAGTTCGTTCCGATCTTCGAGCCCATCCCGCGGGCGACGATCTACAAGCAATGCTATTCGCGGGGCGTGATAGCTCTTGAGTACAATCCGGACATTCCTGGCGGAGAGGTCTACCGCGAGATCGCCAGGACGGCGATGGGAGATCAATGA
- a CDS encoding nuclease-related domain-containing protein has product MNTENVLGFLTIGALAYAAIDGVRSAIKKRPTVFGAATDPLQKHGNDGEEKVDAALREQGIPTLRNVFLQSWKEHVTELDLVALIGTSITVIEVKAWTGDVRGRTDDAEWSQVKGHQVKMMGNPLLQNRYHALHARRHLPRAHIAELVVFTEGMFPEGQPEGVVDIPGLLEYVGHQRTGEPDSPTMLAWGKLASISGRQDKQLLREKLLSQVRLGMGAENNGDDNITVVV; this is encoded by the coding sequence GTGAACACTGAAAATGTATTGGGTTTTCTGACGATTGGTGCACTGGCGTATGCTGCGATCGACGGCGTGCGATCGGCCATTAAGAAGCGCCCGACGGTGTTTGGGGCCGCAACCGATCCGCTGCAGAAGCATGGCAACGACGGTGAGGAGAAGGTCGATGCCGCTCTTCGTGAACAGGGCATTCCGACGCTCCGCAATGTGTTTCTCCAAAGCTGGAAGGAGCACGTCACAGAGTTGGATTTAGTAGCCCTCATTGGCACCTCGATCACTGTGATCGAAGTGAAAGCCTGGACTGGTGATGTGCGAGGTCGAACGGATGACGCTGAGTGGTCTCAGGTGAAAGGCCACCAGGTCAAAATGATGGGCAATCCGCTGCTGCAGAATCGTTACCATGCGCTGCACGCCCGTCGCCATTTGCCCAGGGCACATATTGCCGAATTGGTTGTCTTCACTGAGGGAATGTTTCCAGAAGGGCAACCAGAGGGGGTGGTCGATATTCCCGGTTTGTTGGAGTATGTGGGACACCAGCGAACGGGTGAGCCGGACAGTCCGACGATGTTGGCTTGGGGAAAACTGGCTTCAATCTCTGGCCGACAGGACAAGCAGCTACTTCGTGAAAAGTTGCTTTCCCAGGTTCGCCTTGGGATGGGTGCCGAGAATAATGGGGATGACAACATCACCGTGGTAGTATAA
- a CDS encoding S1/P1 nuclease, producing the protein MIMRAKARVRILAAVVAAIFLGSAAPQSALAWGAEGHRVIAEIAEKHLSPAAAARVAALLQADGAPSLAAISVWADDYRVLHPETGSWHFVDIPVAESRYNAQRDCPGNNCVVAKINEMAGYLRNPSTPLDGQVMALKYLVHFVGDIHQPLHCADRRDAGGNKLRVKLGKEFTNLHHIWDTELIAMAGGHDASALAADLDAQISGQDVAAWLAKKSVEEWANETHRVAIYNAYADLPDSKVAVQIDQAYLDAAEPVALHQLQVAGIRLASTLNAIFGK; encoded by the coding sequence ATGATTATGCGAGCTAAGGCGCGCGTGCGCATTCTCGCGGCCGTCGTTGCCGCGATCTTTCTTGGTTCTGCTGCCCCACAATCGGCATTGGCCTGGGGGGCGGAAGGACATCGAGTCATCGCCGAGATTGCCGAGAAGCACCTATCGCCGGCTGCCGCTGCGCGCGTTGCAGCTCTTCTCCAGGCTGACGGCGCACCCTCCTTGGCGGCAATATCGGTCTGGGCGGATGACTATCGTGTCCTGCATCCGGAAACCGGGAGTTGGCATTTCGTCGACATTCCGGTGGCCGAGTCCCGATACAACGCACAGCGGGACTGCCCTGGGAACAACTGCGTTGTCGCCAAAATCAACGAGATGGCAGGGTATCTCCGTAATCCAAGCACCCCGCTTGACGGGCAGGTGATGGCGTTGAAATATCTCGTCCATTTTGTCGGCGATATCCATCAGCCGCTTCATTGCGCCGATCGTCGGGACGCCGGCGGCAACAAGCTTCGGGTGAAGCTTGGGAAGGAATTCACCAACCTGCATCACATATGGGATACCGAACTGATCGCTATGGCCGGCGGGCACGACGCGTCAGCGTTGGCCGCGGATCTCGACGCACAGATCTCTGGTCAGGATGTGGCTGCTTGGCTGGCCAAAAAAAGTGTCGAGGAATGGGCGAACGAAACCCATCGCGTGGCGATATACAACGCTTACGCCGATCTGCCCGACAGCAAGGTAGCAGTCCAGATCGATCAAGCCTATCTCGACGCCGCTGAGCCGGTCGCTCTACACCAACTGCAGGTCGCGGGAATCAGACTAGCCAGCACGCTGAATGCGATCTTCGGGAAATGA
- a CDS encoding conjugal transfer protein TraG N-terminal domain-containing protein — protein MGSFHLTIWTAGDPNFLQHILNSVAMSMQDGTVMGNVQAVTILTILTILFRYVANGAKGIDAHTVVTSALIYGASFGVTVPVIVSNPTTNQTYTVSNVPFGPAGIGALLSNIGLSITNVSQLAFSTPTSAQAGWMGGLDTLRIVRENTTRGGQVAQSGDLSGAWQEYISQCIVRSLTPQLQQNLYNTVGPATLPDAINTFGQKGIGVLNFPLAAPSITALTNDTSCAGNTYNDLLTQTDSIITTSIAPGVLAPALGITSSNAANDALDQLTQALAAIGLDSVSGQQFIEATIAARGWDDATVYVAKQLWLDYPLAKSLEDTIRQRNDLWNAEGFLFGSMAKSMATIIECLIYGATPILAVLLLTGSMAMQATIKWGQMALWLQFWNPLFAIINYYMAMTTATYVSSMGTYAQPLSLMWLQSFFDPYLQSQLALGDKAAAAVPFLAMALAWGTSKGVEAIAGNFGQGQYEAKKTSPDSLAPAAQYTLEAGSFKAGAMGGFDSVGSSLIGVRTRDIAASEQSAGFTQARNVVSTTGASWNQSIADAVTSGTTGTSTTSMAVRAAQEKTSAYARNHQTGRDFAERYAHGDQQVATDVAAVRTAIEGGAKIDAGETVSKLMARWGAAGMVTAEAAGMANSALGGKDADGKKKGLVSANLGITHGGSAQVSATDQSTQEHGMATALTQMFQESTQRADTKRLGIASEMADQLANTSGVTYTSTNGRTTTVTDAESASQAQSVQAAEKKMNMTEASRTFNAYQWTKAYTEGAKTDGGQFNTAFRQATQGMDGLISPNGGKYWSEGNHRAALNDFLRADPSGTAARIYAFRDIVSGGSTLSSGISASRKEMGRALFDRGDQSFLGAQSTASGVGASIQQESGFVGAAQTPAFGSLAQQGETTVTAGNQARGGDKSLVDREAAQLPGLANDNRGSVTSTLGAYDGAINSGQNDVANAGAPLVKTGTDVSDHVDNSPNIAAASNKETVGGANTFSTATSAATPGFVKSATNTAGQVFEGAERTTKP, from the coding sequence ATGGGAAGTTTTCATCTTACGATCTGGACCGCTGGCGATCCGAACTTTCTCCAACACATTCTCAACTCCGTCGCAATGTCAATGCAGGACGGGACGGTCATGGGGAACGTCCAGGCTGTCACCATCCTGACAATCCTGACGATTCTGTTTCGTTACGTGGCAAATGGGGCCAAGGGCATCGACGCGCATACCGTGGTCACCTCGGCGCTGATCTATGGAGCCAGTTTTGGCGTCACGGTGCCGGTGATAGTTTCAAACCCGACCACTAACCAGACCTATACCGTGTCGAATGTACCATTTGGTCCAGCTGGCATCGGTGCGTTGTTAAGCAATATCGGCCTCTCGATCACGAATGTCAGCCAGTTGGCATTCAGCACGCCGACATCGGCTCAAGCCGGTTGGATGGGTGGTCTCGACACATTGCGAATTGTCCGCGAGAACACAACGCGCGGTGGCCAGGTGGCCCAAAGCGGTGACTTGAGTGGTGCTTGGCAAGAGTATATTTCCCAATGCATCGTGCGGAGCCTCACCCCGCAACTGCAGCAAAACCTCTACAACACGGTCGGCCCAGCCACTCTGCCCGACGCGATCAATACCTTTGGGCAGAAGGGTATCGGTGTACTGAATTTTCCGCTGGCCGCACCGAGCATTACTGCCCTGACCAATGACACCTCGTGCGCTGGCAACACCTATAACGATCTGCTGACCCAGACCGACTCGATCATAACCACGAGCATCGCCCCGGGTGTTCTTGCACCGGCGCTCGGGATCACTTCTTCCAACGCAGCGAATGATGCTCTTGATCAACTGACCCAAGCGCTTGCTGCGATCGGGTTGGATTCGGTATCGGGACAGCAGTTTATTGAGGCTACGATCGCCGCCCGCGGTTGGGATGATGCGACCGTCTACGTTGCAAAGCAGCTTTGGCTCGATTATCCGCTGGCAAAATCGCTGGAAGATACCATTCGCCAGCGAAATGATCTCTGGAATGCCGAAGGTTTCCTGTTCGGTTCGATGGCTAAGTCGATGGCCACCATCATCGAGTGCCTCATTTATGGCGCCACCCCCATTCTCGCCGTTCTCTTGCTGACCGGGTCGATGGCAATGCAGGCGACCATCAAATGGGGACAAATGGCACTCTGGCTGCAATTCTGGAACCCTCTGTTCGCGATCATCAACTATTACATGGCGATGACCACGGCAACTTACGTCTCGTCCATGGGCACCTATGCACAACCACTTTCGCTTATGTGGTTGCAGAGTTTCTTTGACCCTTACCTGCAGAGCCAGCTTGCTCTGGGAGACAAGGCCGCTGCGGCGGTGCCATTCCTCGCCATGGCGCTCGCATGGGGCACGTCGAAGGGGGTCGAGGCGATCGCCGGCAACTTCGGCCAAGGGCAGTACGAGGCAAAGAAGACATCACCAGATTCTTTGGCACCAGCAGCTCAATACACGCTTGAGGCAGGGTCCTTCAAAGCCGGCGCCATGGGCGGCTTCGACAGCGTGGGATCGAGCCTCATAGGTGTTCGTACTCGTGATATTGCCGCTTCAGAACAGTCCGCTGGCTTCACGCAAGCCCGCAATGTTGTGTCAACTACAGGTGCTTCGTGGAACCAGAGCATAGCCGATGCTGTCACTTCTGGAACTACCGGAACGAGCACCACCAGCATGGCCGTTAGGGCGGCCCAAGAAAAAACATCTGCCTATGCACGCAATCACCAGACGGGACGGGACTTCGCGGAGAGGTATGCGCACGGTGACCAGCAGGTCGCGACTGATGTTGCAGCCGTGCGAACCGCCATAGAAGGCGGGGCCAAGATCGATGCGGGTGAAACGGTATCTAAACTCATGGCGCGGTGGGGTGCCGCTGGCATGGTCACCGCTGAAGCCGCTGGTATGGCAAATTCGGCGCTCGGCGGCAAAGATGCGGACGGCAAAAAGAAAGGCTTGGTATCGGCAAACCTCGGTATAACACACGGCGGATCTGCGCAAGTTAGCGCGACCGACCAGTCGACGCAGGAACACGGTATGGCAACCGCGCTTACGCAAATGTTCCAAGAAAGTACCCAGAGAGCCGACACAAAGAGGCTTGGCATCGCCAGTGAAATGGCCGATCAACTCGCGAACACTTCGGGAGTGACGTACACGTCGACCAACGGGCGGACGACTACGGTAACCGATGCGGAGTCGGCCAGCCAAGCGCAGTCCGTACAAGCGGCCGAAAAGAAAATGAACATGACCGAAGCGAGTCGGACCTTCAATGCCTACCAGTGGACCAAGGCCTACACAGAAGGGGCAAAAACCGATGGCGGCCAATTCAATACGGCGTTCCGGCAGGCCACACAAGGGATGGATGGCCTCATTAGTCCAAACGGTGGCAAATACTGGAGCGAGGGTAATCACCGGGCCGCACTCAACGATTTTCTTAGGGCAGATCCTTCAGGAACCGCTGCCAGAATTTATGCTTTCCGCGATATAGTCTCCGGCGGCAGCACGTTGTCCAGCGGCATCTCCGCGAGTCGTAAGGAAATGGGGCGAGCGCTATTTGATCGCGGAGATCAAAGCTTCCTTGGAGCGCAGTCGACGGCGTCCGGCGTCGGGGCATCGATCCAGCAGGAGAGCGGATTTGTCGGAGCGGCCCAAACCCCAGCATTTGGTTCCTTGGCGCAGCAGGGAGAAACGACGGTAACAGCCGGCAACCAGGCCAGGGGCGGCGACAAGAGTCTTGTTGACCGCGAAGCGGCGCAACTTCCCGGCCTTGCGAACGACAACCGCGGATCGGTGACCTCAACGCTCGGCGCATACGACGGAGCAATTAACAGTGGTCAAAATGACGTCGCCAATGCGGGAGCACCGTTGGTAAAGACCGGGACCGACGTGTCGGATCACGTTGACAATAGCCCAAACATTGCCGCAGCGAGTAATAAAGAAACGGTTGGGGGCGCTAATACGTTTAGCACCGCGACCAGCGCAGCCACGCCAGGGTTTGTGAAATCTGCGACCAACACTGCAGGGCAAGTCTTTGAAGGGGCAGAGAGGACTACGAAGCCTTGA
- a CDS encoding ParB/RepB/Spo0J family partition protein, which yields MAKKLPPRRMAEQASIDSASATQALFGITGTVAQVIQVEVARLYPNTHQPRTIFDEEAVDAMAASFEIDGQLQPILVHPVEEDGRRMIVAGETRWRAAMKNGWECLNAIETTADPEIIALVENVLRRNLRPMEEARGLKKIQDAHNLTQRELASRFGKSLSEVNRLLSLLELPEVIQAEADKVGASKSVLAEIASAAPEKQMDLWEIVKLGGTVAELRAGRDAEDHGPSLAPVGGNGHAAKPQPEKPKKPQNVVKVANRAAGKLDDMLQQIEGQQVAVGDKTRNTLRALRDRLTRVLGE from the coding sequence ATGGCAAAGAAACTACCCCCACGAAGAATGGCGGAGCAAGCCAGCATTGACAGCGCATCTGCAACTCAGGCGCTATTCGGCATTACTGGCACCGTCGCCCAGGTCATTCAGGTCGAAGTTGCACGCCTCTATCCGAATACCCATCAACCGAGGACGATCTTCGACGAGGAGGCCGTCGATGCTATGGCGGCGTCTTTCGAGATCGATGGGCAGCTCCAGCCCATCCTCGTCCATCCTGTTGAGGAAGATGGGCGGCGCATGATAGTTGCCGGCGAAACACGATGGCGCGCGGCAATGAAGAACGGGTGGGAATGCCTCAACGCGATCGAAACCACGGCTGATCCTGAGATCATCGCGCTTGTCGAGAATGTGTTGCGCCGAAATCTGCGTCCGATGGAGGAGGCGAGGGGGCTGAAGAAGATACAGGATGCCCATAATCTGACCCAGCGCGAATTGGCGTCCCGGTTCGGTAAGAGCCTTTCCGAGGTCAATCGGCTTCTGAGCCTCTTGGAGCTTCCAGAGGTGATCCAAGCCGAGGCAGATAAGGTTGGCGCATCAAAATCCGTTTTGGCGGAAATTGCCAGCGCCGCCCCCGAGAAGCAGATGGACCTCTGGGAGATCGTCAAGCTGGGGGGGACGGTGGCAGAACTGCGCGCGGGACGAGACGCAGAAGACCACGGGCCAAGTCTTGCCCCCGTTGGTGGCAATGGTCACGCGGCAAAGCCACAACCTGAGAAACCGAAGAAGCCGCAGAACGTTGTGAAGGTGGCCAACCGCGCGGCCGGCAAGCTGGACGATATGCTTCAGCAGATCGAGGGGCAACAGGTGGCGGTCGGCGACAAAACGCGCAACACCTTGCGGGCTCTGCGAGATCGCCTCACCCGTGTACTCGGCGAATAA
- the traF gene encoding conjugal transfer protein TraF, producing the protein MKIKFVAASALTVFCLFHAQARADVTTSAPWWGDRERGWFWYNERDPAPEEEPQEAEPQPEVATPAEPEKPKKPEKVKLNTAWLRENLPKYRDLAIDEPTIPHIQQYLYLQKLTLDRASTFSDQWQRAIQLDPFLDENTRRPLLTAAAAQKDAETGQYVVAALKRMAKETGLMFFYRSDCGPCIMEAPILQAMEREFGFTVFPVSMDGRPLPRGEFPNYKVDNGQAAAWGVKATPTLFLYYNGQLTPIAESPLGFQELTVRILQAGVLSKVLTEEDFDTTRPAKVDAPQMKPPEVDNSTLDSPDKLISILRKKLDRTSSQ; encoded by the coding sequence ATGAAAATCAAATTTGTGGCGGCCTCCGCCTTAACGGTCTTCTGTCTCTTCCATGCGCAGGCGCGGGCCGATGTCACGACTTCAGCGCCGTGGTGGGGAGATCGGGAGAGGGGGTGGTTCTGGTACAACGAACGGGATCCCGCGCCGGAAGAAGAACCGCAGGAAGCGGAACCTCAGCCAGAGGTCGCCACTCCAGCCGAGCCGGAAAAGCCAAAGAAGCCTGAAAAGGTCAAGCTCAACACCGCCTGGTTGCGAGAAAATCTTCCCAAGTATCGGGACCTGGCCATTGATGAGCCGACGATCCCGCACATTCAACAATATCTCTACCTGCAAAAGCTGACCCTCGACCGAGCTTCGACTTTTTCGGACCAATGGCAGCGTGCGATCCAACTCGATCCCTTCCTTGACGAAAACACCCGTCGGCCCCTACTGACCGCCGCCGCGGCCCAGAAGGATGCCGAGACGGGCCAATACGTTGTGGCTGCCCTGAAGCGCATGGCCAAGGAAACGGGCCTAATGTTTTTCTATCGATCGGACTGCGGCCCTTGCATCATGGAAGCGCCGATCCTACAAGCCATGGAGCGCGAGTTTGGGTTCACCGTATTCCCGGTCTCGATGGACGGCCGCCCACTGCCTCGAGGCGAATTCCCTAATTATAAGGTCGACAACGGTCAGGCGGCAGCGTGGGGGGTGAAGGCCACCCCCACCCTCTTCCTTTATTACAACGGTCAGTTGACGCCGATCGCTGAAAGCCCCTTGGGATTTCAAGAACTGACCGTGCGGATCCTGCAAGCCGGCGTGTTGTCGAAGGTGTTGACCGAGGAGGACTTCGACACGACCCGCCCGGCAAAAGTGGACGCTCCTCAAATGAAGCCGCCAGAGGTCGACAACAGCACCCTGGATTCACCTGACAAACTGATTTCCATCCTTCGGAAGAAGCTCGACAGGACAAGCAGCCAATGA
- a CDS encoding tyrosine-type recombinase/integrase, with the protein MAEILTVLDEDTACPFTIHTQLFGPLVRSAPPSRQRELQALASDAAVYATRAKGEGTVRAYRSAWRQYEAWCSSLGFPPLNGEAEVIGLYIVKAAERLTVATLRVHLAAIATAHRLAGIPIDLKHPRIALVLEGVSRTKGRRPRRQAVPLLPDILQRMLAAQPDTPLGLRNRAMLLIGFGGALRRSELVGLDLGDVREVPQRGLSLFIQRSKTDQHGDGEEVGIWSAADPESCALVAWRRWLAVRGEVGDDQPLFCGVLKNGALTGRRLSAKAVERLLRDTATGLGLLDAARYTGHSLRAGLATAAADEDAQLHDIMRQTRHKSADVARRYIRSRYLWKNNVTERVFRKG; encoded by the coding sequence ATGGCCGAGATCCTCACCGTCCTCGACGAGGACACCGCCTGTCCCTTCACCATCCACACCCAGCTGTTCGGGCCGCTGGTCCGCTCGGCGCCGCCGTCGCGGCAGCGCGAGCTGCAGGCCCTGGCCAGCGATGCCGCGGTCTACGCCACCAGGGCGAAAGGGGAGGGGACGGTGCGCGCCTACCGGTCCGCCTGGCGGCAGTACGAGGCTTGGTGCAGCAGCCTCGGTTTCCCGCCGCTCAACGGCGAGGCGGAGGTGATCGGCCTCTACATCGTCAAGGCGGCGGAGCGGTTGACCGTGGCCACGTTGCGCGTCCATCTGGCGGCGATCGCCACCGCCCATCGCTTGGCCGGCATCCCCATCGACCTCAAGCATCCGCGCATTGCCCTGGTGCTCGAAGGCGTTTCGCGCACGAAGGGACGTCGGCCTCGCCGCCAGGCGGTGCCGCTGCTGCCCGACATCCTGCAGCGCATGTTAGCTGCCCAGCCCGACACTCCCCTGGGACTGCGCAACCGCGCCATGCTGCTGATCGGCTTCGGCGGGGCGCTGCGCCGCTCCGAACTGGTCGGGCTCGATCTCGGCGACGTCCGCGAGGTTCCGCAGCGAGGGCTGAGCCTGTTCATCCAGCGCTCGAAAACCGATCAGCACGGCGATGGCGAGGAGGTGGGCATCTGGTCCGCCGCCGATCCGGAGTCTTGCGCCCTGGTGGCCTGGCGGCGTTGGCTGGCGGTGCGCGGTGAGGTCGGCGATGATCAGCCGTTGTTCTGTGGTGTGCTGAAGAACGGCGCTCTGACCGGCCGCCGTCTCTCCGCCAAGGCGGTCGAACGCCTGCTGCGCGACACCGCCACCGGACTCGGGCTGCTCGATGCCGCCCGCTACACCGGGCATTCGCTGCGCGCCGGGTTGGCCACCGCGGCCGCCGACGAGGATGCCCAACTGCACGACATCATGCGCCAGACCCGCCATAAATCGGCCGACGTGGCGCGACGCTACATCCGCTCTCGCTATCTGTGGAAAAACAACGTCACCGAGCGGGTGTTCCGCAAGGGCTGA
- a CDS encoding conjugal transfer protein TraH: protein MTTTVAAVALFSSTTAFADTGLSGQMNNLFQGINVTSAGSISATGRGGVSLGAVQARSRVVNMNLISFTPPNFNSGCGGIDMFAGSFSFVNLQQFVSLARAVASNAAGFAFHLALAAVSPEIDEGIKYIQKLVNDINQMTHNSCQLAQGIVNDGYSAVTGKANTGMSLSALTSGFSDAYSSFFPNQTGGSSNSPLQALTSVGGTNALEPFTGNIVWAALSGQNVDTALTGASDPLLLQELMSLTGTAILTTGSTIGATTSNGTTAPGNPSSTGGTAPSSAGTQLNSQPLPRTIHVDDLMFGQDNGSGTTAITYLKCDGTSGPNDCQNPSPATDTNYTPITTLIVNRLAGSNNGTGGDGIIDDIVNTRSNGTQIPASDMQFLAALPGRLGSDLKTMSMLDAATAKQWVIEFQNQVALQYMDSLLITFERSIDTAIAASTTQQAQNAAFGEFVDKSYPKAKTEIAAEMQKLSIKYGDFSAGIKELERRIAISEKVVISLSAPRRSTSAAGGTTGGPQ from the coding sequence TTGACCACGACGGTCGCAGCTGTCGCGCTTTTTTCATCGACCACCGCGTTTGCCGATACCGGCCTTAGCGGACAGATGAATAATCTGTTCCAAGGGATCAACGTCACCAGCGCTGGATCGATTTCAGCCACCGGCCGGGGCGGCGTCTCGCTCGGGGCTGTGCAGGCCCGGTCCCGCGTCGTCAACATGAACCTGATATCGTTCACTCCCCCGAATTTCAATTCAGGATGCGGCGGCATCGATATGTTCGCGGGATCGTTTAGCTTTGTGAATCTTCAGCAATTCGTTTCGCTTGCCAGAGCCGTGGCTTCCAACGCGGCGGGCTTTGCATTCCATCTAGCCCTGGCTGCGGTCAGTCCCGAAATTGACGAGGGTATCAAATACATTCAAAAGCTCGTCAACGACATCAATCAAATGACGCATAATTCCTGCCAATTGGCGCAGGGTATTGTTAATGACGGGTATTCGGCCGTTACGGGGAAGGCCAATACTGGTATGTCTCTGAGTGCGCTCACAAGCGGGTTCAGCGATGCCTATTCTAGCTTCTTCCCCAACCAGACCGGTGGTTCATCGAACTCACCGCTCCAAGCATTAACCTCGGTCGGTGGCACAAACGCCTTGGAGCCATTCACCGGCAATATCGTCTGGGCTGCGTTGAGCGGACAGAACGTCGACACCGCCTTGACAGGAGCAAGCGACCCATTGTTGCTGCAGGAACTCATGTCGCTCACCGGCACGGCGATTCTGACCACTGGGAGCACAATTGGGGCCACCACGTCCAACGGTACGACAGCGCCCGGCAACCCCTCTTCAACCGGGGGCACCGCACCATCGAGTGCTGGCACCCAGCTCAATAGCCAGCCGTTGCCGCGGACAATTCATGTCGATGACCTGATGTTCGGGCAGGACAATGGCAGCGGCACTACGGCGATCACCTACTTGAAATGCGACGGCACCAGCGGGCCGAATGACTGCCAAAATCCGTCGCCAGCGACCGACACGAACTACACGCCGATTACGACTTTAATCGTCAACAGGCTGGCAGGCAGCAATAACGGGACCGGAGGGGATGGCATTATCGATGACATCGTGAACACGCGGTCCAATGGAACGCAGATACCCGCCAGTGACATGCAGTTCCTGGCGGCCCTTCCCGGCCGCCTCGGATCCGATTTGAAGACCATGTCGATGCTGGACGCAGCCACCGCCAAGCAGTGGGTCATCGAGTTTCAAAACCAGGTGGCGCTTCAGTACATGGACTCATTGTTGATCACGTTCGAGCGCAGCATCGACACCGCAATCGCCGCCTCAACAACTCAGCAAGCCCAGAACGCGGCCTTCGGCGAATTCGTTGATAAATCCTATCCGAAGGCAAAAACCGAGATCGCCGCGGAGATGCAGAAGCTGAGTATCAAATACGGTGATTTCAGCGCCGGCATTAAGGAGCTGGAACGCCGAATTGCGATTTCTGAGAAGGTGGTGATTAGCCTCTCGGCGCCCAGGCGCTCAACGAGCGCGGCAGGCGGCACCACCGGCGGACCGCAGTGA